A portion of the Liberibacter crescens BT-1 genome contains these proteins:
- a CDS encoding efflux transporter outer membrane subunit: MVIQFFLTLSILTVILSSCTVGPNHKVPEITLPEKFSEGEIRSLGNISTLPWWTAFNDDHINQLVKVVLNQNLTLLQAMERITAAKESVTASESGSFPTLVTSSSNTLSNSTGENNKLIRNTASAGFNVSWLIDLFGQYRRAKESSLANLDATYASADVVRLSIISNLLSSYIDARYYQERLSIAYENLASRKQTLELTRFKLNAGAASKLDVVQAEALVNTTLSAIPDLEKNFRISVNNIALLIAQPSDKILAYMKKKRQQPIAFIKTNVGIPADLIRNRPDIRQAERKLASYVAKIGVAQSQLYPSLSLNGSIFFSNISTRQASSDLSPWSLGPSIKLPIFDGRYLQSNLKIAESAAREQYLVWKTTVLNAIKEVEDTLVSVHRDRKTLSARRAQVNSYKEALSLSTASYRDGIASLLDVLDAQRSVASAQVDFSTSAQQLAKDYVNLNIAIGGGYSFTYNRKNTSNH; encoded by the coding sequence ATGGTTATTCAGTTTTTCCTTACTCTATCTATACTTACGGTTATCCTTTCAAGTTGTACTGTTGGCCCTAATCATAAAGTTCCTGAAATAACATTACCAGAGAAATTCTCTGAAGGAGAAATCAGAAGTTTAGGGAACATTTCAACATTACCATGGTGGACAGCTTTTAATGATGACCACATTAATCAATTAGTTAAAGTCGTTTTAAACCAAAATCTTACATTGCTCCAAGCAATGGAGCGTATAACTGCTGCAAAAGAAAGCGTTACAGCTTCAGAATCTGGTTCTTTTCCTACATTAGTCACTTCATCATCAAACACATTATCTAATTCGACCGGTGAGAATAATAAGTTAATAAGGAATACTGCTAGCGCTGGTTTTAATGTTTCTTGGCTTATTGATCTTTTTGGACAATATCGCCGTGCAAAAGAAAGTTCATTAGCAAATCTTGATGCTACATATGCTTCCGCAGATGTTGTAAGACTTTCTATAATTTCTAATTTGCTATCTTCATATATAGATGCACGTTATTATCAAGAACGATTATCAATAGCTTATGAAAATCTAGCATCCCGTAAACAAACGCTAGAATTAACTCGTTTTAAACTTAATGCAGGAGCGGCTTCAAAATTAGATGTTGTTCAAGCAGAAGCTCTAGTAAATACAACTTTATCAGCTATACCTGATCTTGAGAAAAATTTTCGAATTTCTGTGAATAACATAGCACTTTTGATTGCTCAACCTTCAGATAAAATTTTAGCTTATATGAAAAAGAAACGCCAACAACCTATTGCTTTCATAAAAACTAATGTTGGCATTCCTGCAGATCTCATCCGTAATCGTCCAGATATACGCCAAGCTGAACGCAAACTTGCTTCTTATGTAGCAAAAATAGGAGTTGCTCAATCTCAGCTCTATCCATCACTTTCATTAAATGGCTCTATATTTTTTTCAAATATAAGCACTCGTCAAGCAAGTAGTGATTTGAGCCCCTGGTCTCTCGGTCCAAGTATTAAATTACCAATTTTTGATGGTAGATATCTTCAATCAAATTTAAAAATTGCCGAATCTGCTGCAAGAGAACAATATCTTGTTTGGAAAACCACAGTCTTAAACGCAATTAAAGAAGTTGAAGATACTTTAGTATCTGTACATCGAGATAGAAAAACATTGTCAGCTCGACGTGCACAAGTTAATTCTTATAAAGAAGCATTATCACTATCAACCGCAAGCTATCGTGATGGAATTGCTTCATTGCTTGATGTCCTTGACGCACAACGCTCTGTTGCTTCAGCTCAAGTTGATTTTTCTACATCTGCACAACAATTGGCAAAGGATTATGTAAATCTTAATATTGCAATAGGAGGAGGATATTCTTTTACCTATAATAGAAAAAATACATCAAATCATTAA
- the hisS gene encoding histidine--tRNA ligase produces MKKKIEKPLKLISSLPRGFVDHNPNEVRMMTKMMNIIRDVYERYGFDPIETPLLEYSDALGQFLCDDDRPNKAVFSLQDEDNQWMSLRYDLTAPLARHVAENFQEIQFPYRTYRFGHVFRNEKPGPGRFRQFMQCDADNIGATGEQTDAEMCMMMADTLEAVGIRRGDYKIVINNRKILDGILEKIGLSHLEKSEKKLTVLRAIDKLDKFGLQGVKLLLAEGRVDESGDFTKGANLTSKQIDTLMLFISITDYKQSMNDLEKLVNGTATGEQGLIELNIINDFMIRAGYNSDRIKISPSVVRGLEYYTSTVYEAQLQFPVTNTKNEEIVFGSVGGGGRYDGLISRFREQNIPAIGFSIGLSRLISALKNINTLKIKPKYGPVLVTVMDYDMDSLGKYQEYTQILRTAGIPTEMFQGNSKKLGNQLKYADRRNSPVAIIQGKDERNKGVLQIKDLIRGKKLAQEIDNNLAWREARVAQTIVNECELVLKVKEILNIHSKE; encoded by the coding sequence ATGAAAAAAAAAATTGAGAAGCCACTTAAACTAATATCCTCTCTTCCTCGTGGCTTCGTTGATCATAACCCTAATGAAGTGCGTATGATGACAAAAATGATGAATATTATTCGTGATGTCTATGAACGTTATGGATTTGATCCTATTGAAACACCTCTTTTAGAATATTCTGATGCCTTAGGACAGTTTTTATGTGATGATGATAGACCTAATAAAGCTGTTTTTTCACTTCAAGATGAAGATAATCAATGGATGAGTCTACGCTATGATCTTACGGCACCTTTAGCACGTCATGTTGCAGAAAATTTTCAGGAGATACAATTTCCCTATCGTACATATCGTTTTGGTCATGTTTTCCGTAATGAAAAACCAGGTCCTGGACGGTTTCGTCAATTTATGCAATGTGATGCAGATAATATTGGTGCAACAGGAGAACAAACAGACGCAGAAATGTGTATGATGATGGCTGATACACTGGAAGCGGTTGGAATAAGACGTGGTGATTATAAAATTGTTATTAATAACCGAAAAATACTTGATGGGATTCTAGAAAAAATTGGACTTTCTCATCTTGAAAAATCTGAAAAAAAGTTAACTGTTCTCCGTGCAATTGATAAGTTAGATAAATTTGGGCTGCAAGGTGTTAAGTTATTGCTTGCAGAAGGGCGAGTTGACGAATCTGGTGACTTTACTAAAGGAGCGAATTTAACATCAAAGCAAATAGATACACTTATGTTATTTATTTCTATTACAGATTATAAACAATCTATGAATGATCTCGAAAAACTTGTTAATGGAACAGCTACAGGAGAGCAAGGTCTTATTGAATTAAATATTATTAATGATTTTATGATACGAGCAGGTTATAACTCTGATCGTATTAAAATATCTCCTTCAGTAGTTAGAGGCCTTGAATACTATACTAGCACTGTATACGAGGCACAGCTGCAATTTCCTGTTACAAATACAAAAAATGAAGAAATTGTATTTGGTTCTGTTGGTGGCGGTGGACGTTATGATGGACTTATCTCTCGTTTTAGAGAACAAAACATCCCAGCAATTGGTTTTTCTATAGGACTTTCTCGATTGATTTCTGCTTTGAAAAATATCAATACATTAAAAATAAAACCCAAATATGGTCCTGTGTTGGTTACTGTAATGGATTACGATATGGATAGCCTTGGAAAATACCAAGAATACACACAAATTTTACGTACAGCAGGTATACCTACTGAAATGTTTCAAGGAAATTCTAAAAAATTAGGCAACCAATTGAAATATGCTGATCGACGCAACTCCCCGGTTGCAATTATTCAAGGTAAAGATGAACGTAATAAAGGCGTATTACAAATAAAAGATCTTATTAGAGGGAAAAAACTTGCACAAGAAATTGATAATAATTTAGCTTGGCGGGAAGCACGCGTAGCACAAACTATCGTGAATGAATGTGAACTCGTTTTAAAGGTAAAGGAAATACTTAACATACATTCAAAAGAATAA
- a CDS encoding ATP phosphoribosyltransferase regulatory subunit, translating into MPIIDFQNFIFDIIDEFSMRQALNINFPIIQPADPFLDTCGEELRRRIFLIENEKGENLCLRPEFTIPVCLHHIKVSPDTPQRYWYLGKVFRQQQEDTTEFYQAGIEDLGYKDIKTADSRNLNDAIAILSRILPNFPIKMIIGDQKIFTEVLQSLGLPLTWQKRFINAFGNKERISSLLEILSKPQYQKNIDKKITSWLLNDDDDALISYIQERMHFTSYSNNTSRSPREIAKRLKEKYILSQTCLKSETIQTLEKFLSIHLPLKEASSALQKFSTKNKLNLETGISMLNERTTMLKNTDIDLRNVFYCASFGHRTVNYYTSLIFEITTKADNIILANGGRFDQLLTILGAKTHIPGVGFSLQLDKIEQIKKNQ; encoded by the coding sequence ATGCCTATCATTGATTTTCAAAATTTTATCTTTGACATTATAGATGAATTTTCAATGCGTCAGGCATTAAATATTAATTTTCCTATTATCCAGCCTGCAGATCCTTTTCTTGATACATGTGGTGAAGAACTGCGTCGTCGTATTTTTTTAATCGAAAATGAAAAAGGCGAAAATCTATGTTTAAGACCTGAATTTACTATTCCAGTTTGTCTTCACCACATCAAAGTTTCTCCTGATACTCCACAACGCTATTGGTATTTAGGAAAAGTTTTTCGTCAACAACAAGAAGATACTACTGAATTTTATCAAGCTGGTATTGAAGATCTCGGATATAAAGATATTAAAACCGCAGACTCACGTAACCTTAATGATGCTATCGCTATTCTTTCTAGAATTTTACCTAATTTTCCAATTAAAATGATTATAGGTGATCAGAAAATCTTTACAGAAGTACTGCAATCATTAGGCCTACCATTAACTTGGCAAAAGAGATTTATTAATGCTTTCGGGAACAAAGAACGAATTTCATCTCTATTAGAAATTTTATCCAAACCACAATATCAGAAGAACATTGATAAAAAAATCACTTCTTGGTTATTGAATGATGATGATGATGCCTTAATCTCTTATATTCAGGAGAGAATGCATTTTACTAGTTATTCTAATAACACTAGTCGCTCACCGAGAGAGATAGCAAAAAGATTAAAAGAAAAATATATTCTTTCACAGACATGTCTTAAATCTGAAACTATTCAAACTTTAGAAAAATTTTTATCAATACACCTGCCTCTTAAAGAAGCATCCTCTGCTCTTCAAAAATTTTCCACAAAAAATAAATTAAATTTAGAAACAGGAATTTCTATGTTAAATGAACGCACTACTATGTTAAAAAATACTGACATTGATCTCCGTAATGTATTTTATTGTGCTTCTTTTGGTCATCGAACAGTTAACTATTATACATCTCTTATTTTTGAAATAACTACAAAAGCAGATAATATTATTCTAGCTAACGGCGGTCGTTTTGACCAATTATTAACTATTTTAGGTGCAAAAACACATATACCGGGAGTAGGATTTTCTCTGCAACTAGATAAAATTGAACAAATCAAGAAAAATCAATGA
- the hisG gene encoding ATP phosphoribosyltransferase, producing MTLTIALPSKGRMKENAQAIFQRAGFQIETVNSDRSYNARIDGYQDIKIIFLSSMEIARNLATGFIDFGITGEDLIREKLPNADLCVEFCARLGFGQATLVVAVPEIWLDVDTMADLVDVAEDFYFRNHRRITIATKYWNLTQKFFSENYGMQLYRIIESFGATEGAPAAGIADIIVDITSTDSTLKANNLKRLSDGIILNSEACLVRVRKTNHENDKRIHEIINAICSLV from the coding sequence ATGACTCTCACGATTGCATTACCTTCAAAAGGCCGCATGAAAGAAAATGCACAAGCTATTTTTCAACGTGCTGGATTCCAAATAGAAACTGTTAATTCTGATCGCTCTTACAATGCTCGTATAGACGGTTATCAAGATATCAAAATTATTTTCTTATCTTCTATGGAAATTGCTCGTAATCTCGCTACAGGTTTTATAGATTTTGGTATAACAGGAGAAGATCTAATTCGTGAAAAACTTCCTAATGCTGATTTATGTGTAGAGTTTTGTGCACGTCTGGGATTTGGACAAGCAACCTTAGTAGTTGCTGTTCCGGAAATATGGTTAGATGTAGATACTATGGCTGATCTTGTAGATGTTGCAGAAGATTTCTATTTTCGAAATCATCGTCGAATTACAATTGCTACAAAATATTGGAACCTTACACAAAAATTCTTTTCAGAAAATTATGGTATGCAATTGTATAGAATCATAGAAAGCTTTGGAGCAACTGAAGGAGCTCCAGCAGCAGGTATAGCTGATATTATTGTAGATATAACCTCAACAGATTCAACATTAAAAGCAAATAATCTTAAGAGATTATCTGATGGTATTATCCTTAATTCTGAAGCATGTTTAGTACGTGTACGTAAAACTAATCACGAAAATGATAAAAGGATCCATGAAATTATAAATGCCATCTGCTCTTTGGTATAA
- the hisD gene encoding histidinol dehydrogenase yields the protein MAVFLDEEAENFEEQFSTFLAKKHQESANIDNLVRSIIHDVRIRGDIALAEYSFKFDSADFSKLPMRVTKEEIYQAMDSVDFKVLEALKLAAQRIENYHVNQIPKDDLYQDEIGVKLGCFWRAIESVGIYVPGGVATYPSSVLMNVIPAKIAGVKRIVMVVPAACGIINSSVLAAAHITGINEIYRIGGAQAIAALAYGTETIKPVVKITGPGNIYVAEAKRQVFGSVGIDMIAGPSEILIIADQDNNPNWIAADLLSQAEHDCNAQAIFITDNHSLAGAVKGSLEQQMSGLERRKIAAASWNNFGAVILIKDIRNAPYFVNRIAPEHLQIAVKEPNELLPYILNAGAVFIGRYTPQVIGDYIAGSNHILPTAGSARFSSGLNVLEFMKRIPIVELNSDHLNALGNVAMTLAREEGLEAHAHSISIRLNS from the coding sequence ATGGCAGTTTTTCTTGATGAAGAAGCAGAAAATTTTGAAGAACAATTTTCTACTTTTCTTGCTAAGAAACATCAAGAATCTGCAAATATTGATAATCTCGTTCGCTCTATAATACATGATGTACGTATACGTGGTGATATTGCATTAGCTGAGTATTCATTCAAGTTTGATTCTGCAGATTTTTCTAAATTACCGATGCGAGTCACAAAAGAAGAAATCTATCAGGCTATGGATAGCGTAGACTTCAAAGTTTTGGAGGCGCTGAAATTAGCAGCACAGAGGATAGAAAACTATCATGTCAATCAAATTCCTAAAGATGATCTTTACCAAGATGAAATAGGGGTCAAGCTTGGTTGTTTTTGGCGAGCTATAGAATCTGTTGGAATATATGTTCCTGGAGGAGTAGCAACTTATCCTAGTTCGGTTCTAATGAATGTAATTCCTGCTAAAATAGCTGGGGTTAAGCGTATTGTGATGGTAGTTCCTGCAGCTTGTGGAATTATTAATTCTTCTGTATTGGCAGCCGCACATATTACTGGGATAAATGAAATTTATCGAATTGGAGGAGCACAGGCGATTGCTGCTTTAGCATATGGAACAGAAACTATAAAGCCTGTTGTTAAAATTACTGGACCAGGTAATATTTATGTAGCAGAAGCGAAGCGCCAAGTTTTTGGAAGCGTTGGTATTGATATGATTGCTGGTCCATCAGAAATTTTGATTATTGCTGATCAGGATAATAATCCGAATTGGATTGCTGCTGATTTACTATCACAGGCAGAGCATGATTGTAATGCACAAGCTATTTTTATCACTGACAATCATTCACTGGCCGGTGCCGTAAAAGGCTCTCTTGAACAACAAATGTCAGGTCTAGAACGTCGTAAAATAGCTGCCGCTAGTTGGAATAATTTCGGAGCAGTAATTTTAATAAAAGATATAAGAAATGCTCCCTATTTTGTTAATCGTATTGCACCAGAACATCTACAGATAGCTGTAAAAGAGCCCAATGAATTACTGCCATATATTTTGAATGCTGGTGCTGTATTTATAGGTCGCTATACACCTCAAGTTATAGGAGATTACATAGCAGGTTCTAATCATATATTGCCTACAGCAGGTTCTGCTCGGTTTTCATCAGGGTTAAATGTCTTGGAATTTATGAAACGTATTCCAATTGTAGAACTAAATTCTGATCATTTGAATGCATTAGGAAATGTAGCCATGACCTTAGCAAGAGAAGAGGGGCTTGAAGCGCATGCTCATTCTATTTCTATTCGTTTAAATTCATAA
- the murA gene encoding UDP-N-acetylglucosamine 1-carboxyvinyltransferase: MDCIRVIGGNQLNGTIQISGAKNAALPLMISSLLTSDTLTLENVPHLADVELLMRILGNHGVDISVNGKREKQKDKHSRTIHFTCRTIVDTTAVYDLVSKMRASFWVIGPLLARQGHARVSLPGGCAIGIRPIDLFIDSLTALGATMEIDGGYINARAPKDGLVGTSYTFPKVSVGATQVMIMAASLAHGDTVIKNAAREPEVIDLAKCLNVMGAKISGAGSDVITIKGVSSLSGARHKVLPDRIETGTYAMAVAVSGGDVVLQNTNALLLETVIETLRQTGVDITVLDHGIRVRRDKSNKLKAVDIVTAPFPGFPTDLQAQFMAIMSCSSGISYVTETIFENRFMHVQELVRLGAKISLSGQTAKVEGVEKLRAAPIMATDLRASVSLVIAALAAQGESNISRVYHLDRGFERLEEKLRGCGALVERIVE, encoded by the coding sequence ATGGATTGTATAAGGGTTATAGGTGGTAACCAGCTTAATGGAACAATTCAGATTTCTGGAGCAAAGAATGCTGCATTACCATTAATGATATCATCGTTGTTAACCAGTGATACATTAACGTTAGAGAACGTACCTCACTTAGCTGATGTTGAGCTTCTTATGCGTATTTTAGGAAATCATGGAGTCGATATATCTGTTAATGGAAAACGTGAAAAGCAAAAAGATAAACATTCACGTACAATTCATTTTACTTGTCGAACGATTGTTGATACCACGGCTGTTTATGATTTGGTTTCTAAAATGCGAGCCAGTTTTTGGGTAATTGGACCTTTGTTAGCGCGTCAAGGGCATGCACGGGTATCCCTTCCAGGTGGGTGTGCAATTGGTATACGCCCTATTGATTTATTTATTGATTCCCTGACAGCTTTAGGGGCTACTATGGAAATTGATGGTGGTTATATCAATGCACGTGCTCCTAAAGATGGACTTGTTGGAACAAGTTATACGTTTCCTAAAGTTTCTGTTGGTGCTACACAGGTTATGATAATGGCTGCTAGTTTGGCACATGGAGATACAGTCATTAAGAATGCAGCACGTGAGCCAGAGGTAATAGATCTTGCTAAGTGTCTTAATGTTATGGGAGCTAAGATTTCTGGAGCGGGTTCTGATGTGATTACAATCAAAGGTGTATCTAGTCTTTCTGGTGCACGGCATAAAGTTCTTCCTGATAGGATAGAAACTGGGACTTATGCGATGGCTGTAGCTGTTTCAGGTGGTGATGTTGTATTACAAAATACTAATGCTTTACTTTTGGAAACAGTAATAGAAACATTGCGTCAAACTGGTGTGGATATAACAGTTCTTGATCATGGGATTCGTGTAAGAAGGGATAAGAGCAATAAACTAAAAGCTGTTGATATTGTTACAGCTCCCTTTCCTGGATTTCCAACAGATTTACAAGCTCAGTTTATGGCAATAATGTCTTGTTCATCTGGGATTTCATATGTTACTGAAACTATTTTCGAGAATCGTTTTATGCATGTTCAGGAGTTAGTAAGACTCGGTGCAAAGATCTCACTTTCCGGTCAAACTGCTAAGGTTGAGGGTGTAGAAAAACTTCGAGCTGCTCCAATAATGGCAACGGATTTACGAGCCTCTGTTTCATTAGTTATTGCTGCTTTGGCCGCTCAGGGTGAAAGCAATATTTCTCGTGTATATCACCTTGATCGTGGTTTTGAGAGACTAGAGGAGAAACTTAGAGGATGTGGTGCTTTAGTAGAGCGTATTGTTGAATAG
- the secD gene encoding protein translocase subunit SecD, whose product MRTSPWLVGFYISIIFIGILIALPNILPLSVVNQMPFFMPKKRISLGLDLSGGSYLVLEVDEADLIHEQLQTLLNEIRFILKKKNIPTVSVSQSDKKIIVVLQNPDNRQEVFEQLKSFSQPIDFDVISSPKDSLKIEETSEKIITVSFSQSSISNKVKSAVEQSIEIIRQRIDQIGVAEPTIQRLGLNRILVQLPGEQDPSRLRKLLGTTAKMSFHMVSKSLPDQKPLPFGVSLLKDDNGQSYAIEDRIEISGERLSSASASFDPQTHKPVIDIMFDSIGANRFAEITRDNIGRPFAVVMDNKILTAPVINQAIPNGRAQISGNFTVESASTLAAMLRAGALPAKLTVIEERSVGADLGADAIRKGVYTGCIGFVLIVLFIVILYGSWGLLANVALFINVILTFACLTLMGATLTLPGIAGIVLGIGLAVDANVLINERIREEVKKGRSAFASIDFGFSHAYSTIVDSNVTALIATVILFFYGSGPVRGFSVTMALAIIISMFTAVSVVRVMMIAIVRYTKMKIINIKPLFVRNFVPENMNIQFMKARFIGIGISSVISIFSIILFFTSGLNYGVDFRGGIQMEVSTEKSLDLSTFRSGLDSLKIGKVGLQAFEDDKHFLLRVEHQPGNNDAQSDTVKLIKVKLMEIDPLAHVQRVEIVGPKVSNELVNSGIISVVLSAIAMMVYIWIRFEFHFAIGAIITLILDITKTLGFFSLTGIEFNLTAIAAVLTLIGYSVNDKVVVYDRMRENMRFYKNLSLREIIDKSINETLGRSIYTSATAFLAMLPMAIWGGSAVSSFSIPMVFGICVAAISSIFIAAPILLFLGDWRNRHNNLVQNSVSDTVAHK is encoded by the coding sequence ATGCGGACATCTCCTTGGCTCGTTGGTTTTTATATAAGTATTATATTCATTGGCATATTAATTGCTTTACCAAATATACTTCCTCTATCAGTGGTGAACCAAATGCCTTTCTTTATGCCAAAGAAGCGTATTTCTTTAGGATTGGATTTAAGTGGAGGATCGTATCTTGTGCTTGAAGTAGATGAAGCAGACTTGATACATGAACAGCTTCAAACACTTTTAAATGAAATACGTTTTATCTTAAAAAAGAAAAATATACCTACTGTTTCAGTTTCTCAATCAGATAAGAAGATTATTGTTGTGCTCCAAAATCCTGATAATCGTCAGGAAGTCTTTGAGCAATTAAAGTCTTTTTCTCAACCTATTGATTTTGATGTGATTTCATCTCCCAAAGATAGTTTAAAAATTGAGGAAACCAGTGAAAAAATTATAACTGTTAGTTTCAGTCAGTCTAGCATATCAAATAAAGTTAAATCTGCTGTAGAACAGAGTATAGAGATTATCCGTCAACGTATTGATCAAATTGGTGTCGCTGAGCCAACGATACAGCGTTTAGGATTAAATCGTATACTTGTACAACTCCCTGGAGAACAAGATCCATCACGTTTACGTAAGCTTTTAGGTACCACTGCTAAGATGAGTTTTCATATGGTATCAAAAAGTCTTCCTGATCAGAAGCCTCTTCCTTTTGGTGTTAGTTTATTAAAAGATGATAATGGGCAGAGCTATGCCATTGAAGATCGTATTGAAATTTCTGGTGAACGATTAAGCAGTGCATCTGCTAGTTTTGATCCGCAAACGCATAAACCTGTTATTGATATCATGTTTGATTCAATTGGAGCAAACCGTTTTGCTGAGATAACTCGTGATAATATAGGTCGTCCATTTGCTGTAGTTATGGATAACAAGATATTAACAGCACCAGTTATTAATCAAGCTATTCCAAATGGTAGGGCACAAATATCTGGCAATTTTACAGTAGAAAGTGCCAGTACGTTAGCTGCTATGTTACGTGCTGGTGCTTTACCTGCTAAATTAACAGTAATAGAAGAGCGTAGTGTCGGAGCTGATCTTGGAGCGGATGCTATACGTAAAGGTGTATATACTGGTTGTATAGGTTTTGTTCTCATTGTATTATTTATAGTCATTCTCTACGGAAGTTGGGGTCTTCTTGCTAATGTTGCTTTATTTATTAATGTTATTCTGACCTTTGCGTGTTTAACATTGATGGGTGCTACTCTAACCCTTCCAGGTATTGCTGGTATTGTTCTCGGTATTGGGCTTGCTGTGGATGCAAATGTTTTAATTAATGAGCGTATTCGGGAAGAGGTTAAGAAAGGCCGCAGTGCTTTTGCTTCTATTGATTTTGGTTTTTCTCATGCGTATTCAACGATTGTTGATTCTAATGTTACCGCGCTTATAGCAACTGTGATTCTGTTTTTTTATGGTAGTGGGCCAGTACGTGGTTTTTCTGTTACCATGGCTCTTGCTATCATAATCTCTATGTTTACAGCTGTTTCTGTTGTTCGTGTCATGATGATTGCTATTGTACGATATACAAAGATGAAGATTATTAATATAAAACCTCTTTTTGTTCGTAACTTTGTTCCTGAAAATATGAATATTCAATTTATGAAAGCTCGTTTTATAGGAATTGGTATTTCTTCTGTTATTTCTATTTTTTCAATAATCCTTTTTTTTACATCTGGATTAAATTATGGTGTTGATTTCCGTGGTGGTATTCAAATGGAAGTTTCTACTGAGAAGTCTCTGGATTTATCTACCTTTCGGTCAGGGCTTGATTCATTAAAAATAGGCAAAGTTGGTTTGCAAGCTTTTGAGGATGATAAGCATTTCCTTCTTCGTGTAGAGCATCAGCCTGGAAATAATGATGCTCAGTCAGACACAGTAAAATTAATTAAAGTGAAGTTAATGGAAATTGATCCTTTAGCACATGTTCAACGAGTAGAAATAGTTGGACCAAAAGTTTCAAACGAGTTAGTAAATTCCGGAATTATTTCAGTTGTTCTTTCTGCGATTGCAATGATGGTATATATCTGGATTAGATTTGAATTTCACTTTGCGATAGGTGCTATAATAACTCTCATATTAGATATTACGAAAACTTTAGGGTTTTTTTCTTTAACTGGAATTGAATTTAACTTGACAGCTATTGCTGCTGTTTTAACTCTTATTGGATATTCAGTGAATGATAAAGTTGTAGTTTATGATCGCATGCGCGAGAATATGCGTTTTTATAAAAATCTATCTTTGAGAGAAATAATTGATAAGTCTATAAATGAAACTTTAGGGCGTAGTATTTATACTTCAGCAACAGCTTTTTTGGCTATGTTACCAATGGCTATATGGGGTGGTAGTGCTGTCTCGAGTTTTTCAATTCCTATGGTTTTTGGAATTTGTGTAGCTGCTATTTCATCTATTTTTATAGCTGCGCCAATTTTACTTTTTCTTGGAGACTGGCGTAATCGTCATAATAACTTAGTGCAAAATAGCGTATCTGATACGGTGGCACATAAATAG